The following proteins are co-located in the Oncorhynchus clarkii lewisi isolate Uvic-CL-2024 chromosome 30, UVic_Ocla_1.0, whole genome shotgun sequence genome:
- the LOC139389406 gene encoding aquaporin-3-like isoform X1, translating to MGKQKIFMDKLAQTFQIRNLLLRQAMAECLGTLILVMFGCGAVAQLVLSGGSHGMFLTVNFAFGFAATLGILVCGQVSGGHLNPAVTFALCLLGRDRWRKFPVYFVFQTLGAFLGSGIIFGLYYDALLNYAGELIVTGPNATAGIFATYPGKHLTLVNGFFDQTIGTAALIVCILAIVDPHNNPIPQGLEAFTVGFVVLVIGLSMGFNSGYAVNPARDLGPRLFTALAGWGTEVFTANKCWFLVPIFAPFLGAIIGVVVYQLMVGFHQEGEVRDRKSQDERVKLTNINSKDVLKEEML from the exons ATGGGAAAACAGAAGATATTCATGGACAAGCTGGCACAGACTTTCCAGATCCGTAACTTGCTGCTGCGCCAGGCCATGGCAGAGTGTCTGGGTACCCTCATCCTGGTG ATGTTTGGTTGTGGTGCAGTGGCTCAACTGGTGCTTAGTGGAGGATCTCATGGCATGTTCCTAACTGTCAACTTTGCTTTCGGCTTCGCTGCCACCCTAGGGATCCTGGTCTGTGGCCAGGTATCAG GAGGCCATCTCAATCCGGCAGTAACCTTTGCCCTCTGCCTGCTTGGGAGAGATCGCTGGAGAAAGTTTCCAGTCTACTTCGTCTTCCAGACACTGGGAGCTTTCCTGGGCTCCGGGATCATCTTTGGTCTGTACTATG ACGCTCTGTTGAACTATGCTGGAGAACTCATTGTTACCGGGCCCAACGCCACCGCTGGCATCTTCGCCACCTACCCTGGCAAACATCTCACATTGGTCAACGGCTTCTTCGACCAG ACGATTGGCACTGCAGCATTGATCGTCTGTATCCTGGCCATCGTGGACCCCCATAACAATCCCATTCCCCAGGGCCTGGAGGCCTTCACGGTGGGCTTTGTGGTGCTGGTCATCGGCCTGTCCATGGGCTTCAACTCTGGCTACGCTGTCAACCCTGCCAGGGACCTGGGGCCACGCCTCTTTACCGCTCTGGCAGGCTGGGGCACCGAGGTCTTCAC tgcCAACAAGTGCTGGTTCCTGGTGCCCATCTTCGCCCCATTCCTGGGCGCCATCATTGGTGTGGTGGTCTATCAGCTGATGGTTGGCTTTCATCAGGAGGGAGAGGTTCGTGACAGGAAGAGCCAGGATGAGAGAGTTAAACTGACCAACATCAACTCAAAGGACGTCCTAAAGGAAGAGATGTTATGA
- the LOC139389406 gene encoding aquaporin-3-like isoform X2 has product MSDQMFGCGAVAQLVLSGGSHGMFLTVNFAFGFAATLGILVCGQVSGGHLNPAVTFALCLLGRDRWRKFPVYFVFQTLGAFLGSGIIFGLYYDALLNYAGELIVTGPNATAGIFATYPGKHLTLVNGFFDQTIGTAALIVCILAIVDPHNNPIPQGLEAFTVGFVVLVIGLSMGFNSGYAVNPARDLGPRLFTALAGWGTEVFTANKCWFLVPIFAPFLGAIIGVVVYQLMVGFHQEGEVRDRKSQDERVKLTNINSKDVLKEEML; this is encoded by the exons ATGAGTGACCAG ATGTTTGGTTGTGGTGCAGTGGCTCAACTGGTGCTTAGTGGAGGATCTCATGGCATGTTCCTAACTGTCAACTTTGCTTTCGGCTTCGCTGCCACCCTAGGGATCCTGGTCTGTGGCCAGGTATCAG GAGGCCATCTCAATCCGGCAGTAACCTTTGCCCTCTGCCTGCTTGGGAGAGATCGCTGGAGAAAGTTTCCAGTCTACTTCGTCTTCCAGACACTGGGAGCTTTCCTGGGCTCCGGGATCATCTTTGGTCTGTACTATG ACGCTCTGTTGAACTATGCTGGAGAACTCATTGTTACCGGGCCCAACGCCACCGCTGGCATCTTCGCCACCTACCCTGGCAAACATCTCACATTGGTCAACGGCTTCTTCGACCAG ACGATTGGCACTGCAGCATTGATCGTCTGTATCCTGGCCATCGTGGACCCCCATAACAATCCCATTCCCCAGGGCCTGGAGGCCTTCACGGTGGGCTTTGTGGTGCTGGTCATCGGCCTGTCCATGGGCTTCAACTCTGGCTACGCTGTCAACCCTGCCAGGGACCTGGGGCCACGCCTCTTTACCGCTCTGGCAGGCTGGGGCACCGAGGTCTTCAC tgcCAACAAGTGCTGGTTCCTGGTGCCCATCTTCGCCCCATTCCTGGGCGCCATCATTGGTGTGGTGGTCTATCAGCTGATGGTTGGCTTTCATCAGGAGGGAGAGGTTCGTGACAGGAAGAGCCAGGATGAGAGAGTTAAACTGACCAACATCAACTCAAAGGACGTCCTAAAGGAAGAGATGTTATGA